The window CCCGGCACGTGAAGGCCTTCTTCGGTTCGATGACCGGGCGCGTGTTCCTCACGCTGCTGCTCGGCGTCGTCATCACGGCCGTGCTGACCCAGCTGCTGGCCGAAAACGAACGCCAGCGCGTGATCGAAGCCTTCCGCGACCAGCACGCCATGGACCGCGCCGAACAACTGATCACCGCCACCGAAACCGTGCCCGCCTCGGCCCGCCTGGCCTATCTGTCGGCGGCCAACCGCCCCGGCATCCAATTGGTCGTCATCAGCGACGAGCTGCCGGTCAAGCCGGCCCCATCGCCCTTCACGGCGGCGCTGGCGGTGCGCATGGGGCCGCAGTACAAGCTGGCCACCATCGCGGCCCGGCCCGCCGCCTGCGACGTGCCGCGCATCCAGAACAGCATGTTCGGGCCGACCGAGTCGCAATGGAAGGGCGTGTGCGAGAGCATCAACGTGCGCCTGCGCGATGGCGAACTGCTGCGCTTGCTGGTGCTGCCGCCGCCGCCCTCGGTCATCGCGCACGAGACCGATTACCGCATGATCATCGGCATGTTCCTGGTCAGCATCGCCTTCCTCGCCTACCTGGTCGCGCGCATGACCACGCGTCCGCTCAAGCAGCTGGCGCAGGCCGCCAAGGACCTGGGCAACGACATCAACCATCCGCCGCTGCAACTTTCGGGCGCGAGCGAGATCCGCCAGGCCAGCGCGGCGTTCAACGCCATGCAGGCGCGCATACGCCAGTACATTTTCCAGCGCACCCAGATGCTGGCGGCCATCACCCACGACCTGCAAACGCCCTTGACACGGATGCGCCTGCGCCTCGAAAAAGTCGGCGACGGCGAACTGCGCGACCGCCTCGTGGGCGATTTGTCGGCCATGCAGGAAATGGTGCGCGAAGGCCTCGATCTGGCGCGCAGCACCGACACCACTGAAGCGATGCAGGCGCTCGACCTCGATTCGCTGCTCGACAGCGTGACTTGCGACGCCACCGACGCCGGCCAGCAGGTAGCCGTCCACGGCCACGCCGGCATGGCCCTGCTGGGACGCCCGATGGCGCTGCGGCGCTGCCTGGTCAACCTGATCGACAACGCCGTCAAGTACGGCCAGCG of the Massilia violaceinigra genome contains:
- a CDS encoding ATP-binding protein, whose translation is MKAFFGSMTGRVFLTLLLGVVITAVLTQLLAENERQRVIEAFRDQHAMDRAEQLITATETVPASARLAYLSAANRPGIQLVVISDELPVKPAPSPFTAALAVRMGPQYKLATIAARPAACDVPRIQNSMFGPTESQWKGVCESINVRLRDGELLRLLVLPPPPSVIAHETDYRMIIGMFLVSIAFLAYLVARMTTRPLKQLAQAAKDLGNDINHPPLQLSGASEIRQASAAFNAMQARIRQYIFQRTQMLAAITHDLQTPLTRMRLRLEKVGDGELRDRLVGDLSAMQEMVREGLDLARSTDTTEAMQALDLDSLLDSVTCDATDAGQQVAVHGHAGMALLGRPMALRRCLVNLIDNAVKYGQRAFVTVEAGAGAARIRVRDNGPGIAPGELARVFEPFYRVETSRSRESGGTGLGLTIARNIAEQHGGSIALVNHPEGGLEVTLVLPEYYAGK